One window of Bos indicus isolate NIAB-ARS_2022 breed Sahiwal x Tharparkar chromosome 18, NIAB-ARS_B.indTharparkar_mat_pri_1.0, whole genome shotgun sequence genomic DNA carries:
- the CD22 gene encoding B-cell receptor CD22 isoform X2 has translation MAPHSSTLAWKIPWTEKPDAAGVPEEGRHMRIQGKGVGIGAQEELSGRCQRPGGSKTNSSWPRLLPRHSTMHLLGPSLLLLEYLAFSDSAWNFRHPKTLYAWDGACVWIPCTYSSVKGGGHTLDNLTVYHNFTYDKKTKHYNGTILYNKSLKTKESTPSQERVQFLGNNRNNCTLLINPVKVNDSGLLGLRVTSGTDKWMASLNLSISESAPQPHIELHQEIREDQEVTVTCSLNFACRDYQVHLQWSLEGSVTTSTILSPERVATQSHLSFQPKWTHDGKNLTCQLWDPMKQRILSEKTVLLEVKHAPNLEIQVSPQEAIVTEGESVTMRCQVISSNPPHWSVSWFKDRTKLKEQGTTLVLPEVTRTMSGQYTCQVSNDVGSRQSDVVDLQVHYPPEPSWVQLSPSSIKEGVTVELTCMSVANPPPANYTWYFNEQEIPGKNGRTFQIPQVLVKHAGRYSCLAENSLGPGSVDREADLNVQYPPKGVTTVIQNPTPIREGDSVTLSCTFNSSNPRVTRYNWNSPGSQDHTSQKLTIQKVTWDAQPVKCEACNQWCSWSPSVNLNVLYAPRDVNIQISPNTEIQSEKRVLLQCQYSSSRPADVHFFWKKDGSLLKEGKTLTFGQIFPEDSGTYHCLVNNSIGQTSSKAYELQVLYAPRRLRVSISPKDGVVEGKTAVLTCESDANPPISHYDWFDGKNQDLHYYGQMLRLEPVKLQHAGSYWCRGTNRLGQSQSPPTTLTVYYSAATISRRAALGVGFCLAIFLLAIWGVKLQRSWKRIQRQQGLQESSSGQSFFVRNLKARRTPQAERPASLGCYNPVMEDAVSYATLSFPLGETDTRRLRDAGSSEMREIPPSRDDRVTYAVVQNCQVADYENVTPEVLDDEGIHYSELVHFGNGKRALAQEGVEYVTLKH, from the exons atggcaccccactccagtactcttgcctggaaaatcccatggacagagaagcctg ATGCTGCCGGGGTCCCTGAAGAGGGAAGACACATGAGGATACAG GGAAAAGGGGTTGGCATAGGTGCGCAAGAAGAGCTGTCTGGAAGATGTCAGCGACCAGGTGGCTCAAAGACAAACTCTTCCTGGCCCAGGCTCCTGCCTAGACACAGCACCATGCATCTCCTTGGCCCCTCGCTCCTGCTTCTCG AATACTTGGCTTTCTCTGACTCAGCCTGGAACTTTAGGCATCCTAAGACCCTCTATGCCTGGGATGGAGCCTGCGTCTGGATCCCTTGCACATACAGTTCGGTAAAGGGTGGTGGACACACCCTAGATAACCTGACTGTGTACCACAATTTTACGTATGACAAGAAGACCAAGCACTACAACGGGACCATCCTCTATAATAAGAGCCTGAAAACCAAGGAGTCTACCCCCAGTCAGGAAAGGGTACAATTCttgggaaacaacagaaacaattgTACCCTTCTCATCAATCCTGTCAAAGTCAATGACAGCGGCCTTCTGGGGCTGAGGGTGACATCGGGGACTGACAAATGGATGGCATCTCTAAACCTCAGCATCTCTG AGAGTGCTCCTCAACCCCACATAGAGCTCCATCAGGAAATCCGGGAGGACCAGGAAGTCACTGTCACCTGCTCACTGAATTTCGCCTGCCGTGATTACCAGGTCCATTTGCAGTGGTCCCTGGAGGGGTCTGTGACCACCTCTACCATCCTCTCCCCGGAGAGGGTCGCCACCCAGAGCCACCTCAGTTTCCAGCCCAAGTGGACTCATGATGGCAAGAACCTGACCTGCCAGCTCTGGGACCCCATGAAACAGCGGATACTCTCGGAGAAAACGGTGTTGCTGGAAGTGAAGC ACGCACCAAATTTGGAGATCCAGGTCAGCCCCCAAGAAGCCATCGTCACAGAGGGCGAGTCTGTGACCATGAGGTGCCAGGTCATCAGCAGCAACCCGCCGCACTGGAGTGTGTCCTGGTTCAAGGACAGGACAAAACTGAAGGAGCAGGGGACAACACTCGTTCTGCCCGAAGTGACCAGGACGATGAGCGGGCAGTACACGTGCCAGGTCTCCAATGATGTGGGCTCAAGACAGTCAGATGTGGTGGATCTCCAGGTGCACT ATCCTCCAGAACCTTCCTGGGTTCAGCTCTCCCCCTCGTCAATTAAAGAAGGAGTTACAGTAGAGCTGACTTGTATGTCAGTAGCCAATCCTCCTCCAGCGAATTACACCTGGTACTTCAATGAGCAAGAAATACCCGGAAAGAACGGCAGGACCTTCCAGATCCCTCAAGTCCTCGTCAAGCATGCTGGGAGGTACTCCTGCTTGGCAGAAAATAGTCTTGGGCCTGGATCTGTTGACCGGGAAGCTGACTTGAACGTCCAGT ATCCCCCCAAGGGGGTCACCACGGTGATTCAAAACCCCACACCGATTCGAGAAGGAGACAGTGTGACCCTGTCCTGCACCTTCAATTCCAGTAACCCCAGAGTTACTCGATATAACTGGAATAGCCCAGGCTCCCAGGACCATACATCACAGAAGCTGACGATTCAAAAAGTCACCTGGGATGCACAGCCAGTCAAATGCGAAGCCTGTAACCAGTGGTGTTCGTGGTCTCCCTCTGTCAACCTGAACGTCCTCT ATGCCCCCAGGGACGTCAACATTCAGATCAGCCCTAATACAGAGATTCAATCTGAGAAGCGGGTCCTCCTCCAGTGTCAATACTCAAGTAGCCGTCCCGCGGACGTCCACTTCTTCTGGAAGAAAGATGGAAGCCTTCTGAAGGAAGGGAAGACACTTACCTTTGGCCAAATCTTTCCAGAAGATTCGGGAACCTACCACTGCTTGGTCAACAACTCCATAGGACAGACCTCATCTAAGGCCTATGAGCTCCAAGTGCTGT ATGCTCCCAGGAGGCTGCGTGTGTCCATCAGCCCGAAAGACGGGGTGGTGGAGGGGAAGACGGCAGTCCTGACCTGTGAGAGTGACGCcaaccctcccatctcccactacGACTGGTTTGATGGGAAAAACCAAGACCTTCACTATTACGGTCAGATGCTGAGGTTGGAGCCTGTgaagctgcagcatgcaggcagCTACTGGTGCCGGGGGACCAACCGTCTGGGCCAGAGCCAGTCACCCCCCACCACCCTCACTGTCTACT acaGTGCTGCCACCATCAGCAGGCGTGCGGCCTTGGGAGTGGGGTTCTGCCTGGCCATCTTCCTTCTGGCCATCTGGGGAGTCAAGCTTCAGCGGAG TTGGAAGAGGATTCAGAGACAGCAGGGCCTTCAAGAAAGTTCCAGTGGACAGAGCTTCTTTGTGAGGAATTTAAAG GCTAGAAGGACCCCCCAAGCCGAACGCCCCGCCTCCCTGGGGTGCTACAACCCGGTGATGGAAGATGCAGTCAGCTATGCTACCTTGAGCTTTCCTCTTGGCGAGACTGACACTCGGAGACTTAG AGACGCAGGGAGCTCAGAGATGCGGGAAATTCCCCCAAGCAGGGACGACAGGGTCACCTATGCTGTGGTGCAGAACTGTCAAGTG GCCGACTATGAGAACGTGACTCCGGAGGTCCTAGATGATGAGGGCATTCATTACTCGGAGCTGGTCCATTTTGGGAATGGGAAGCGGGCACTGGCCCAGGAAGGAGTGGAATACGTGACCCTCAAGCACTGA
- the CD22 gene encoding B-cell receptor CD22 isoform X6 — translation MDGWKKGRSASPTWCWADGRGMAYPEKAHELLEFPILLCNQSLFSGDQGKGVGIGAQEELSGRCQRPGGSKTNSSWPRLLPRHSTMHLLGPSLLLLEYLAFSDSAWNFRHPKTLYAWDGACVWIPCTYSSVKGGGHTLDNLTVYHNFTYDKKTKHYNGTILYNKSLKTKESTPSQERVQFLGNNRNNCTLLINPVKVNDSGLLGLRVTSGTDKWMASLNLSISESAPQPHIELHQEIREDQEVTVTCSLNFACRDYQVHLQWSLEGSVTTSTILSPERVATQSHLSFQPKWTHDGKNLTCQLWDPMKQRILSEKTVLLEVKHPPKGVTTVIQNPTPIREGDSVTLSCTFNSSNPRVTRYNWNSPGSQDHTSQKLTIQKVTWDAQPVKCEACNQWCSWSPSVNLNVLYAPRDVNIQISPNTEIQSEKRVLLQCQYSSSRPADVHFFWKKDGSLLKEGKTLTFGQIFPEDSGTYHCLVNNSIGQTSSKAYELQVLYAPRRLRVSISPKDGVVEGKTAVLTCESDANPPISHYDWFDGKNQDLHYYGQMLRLEPVKLQHAGSYWCRGTNRLGQSQSPPTTLTVYYSAATISRRAALGVGFCLAIFLLAIWGVKLQRSWKRIQRQQGLQESSSGQSFFVRNLKARRTPQAERPASLGCYNPVMEDAVSYATLSFPLGETDTRRLRDAGSSEMREIPPSRDDRVTYAVVQNCQVADYENVTPEVLDDEGIHYSELVHFGNGKRALAQEGVEYVTLKH, via the exons atggatggttggaagaaaggaagaagtgcTAGTCCTACATGGTGTTGGGCTGATGGGAGAGGCATGGCATATCCTGAAAAGGCCCATGAGCTTCTGGAATTCCCTATCCTGCTGTGCAACCAGTCACTGTTCTCTGGGGATCAGGGAAAAGGGGTTGGCATAGGTGCGCAAGAAGAGCTGTCTGGAAGATGTCAGCGACCAGGTGGCTCAAAGACAAACTCTTCCTGGCCCAGGCTCCTGCCTAGACACAGCACCATGCATCTCCTTGGCCCCTCGCTCCTGCTTCTCG AATACTTGGCTTTCTCTGACTCAGCCTGGAACTTTAGGCATCCTAAGACCCTCTATGCCTGGGATGGAGCCTGCGTCTGGATCCCTTGCACATACAGTTCGGTAAAGGGTGGTGGACACACCCTAGATAACCTGACTGTGTACCACAATTTTACGTATGACAAGAAGACCAAGCACTACAACGGGACCATCCTCTATAATAAGAGCCTGAAAACCAAGGAGTCTACCCCCAGTCAGGAAAGGGTACAATTCttgggaaacaacagaaacaattgTACCCTTCTCATCAATCCTGTCAAAGTCAATGACAGCGGCCTTCTGGGGCTGAGGGTGACATCGGGGACTGACAAATGGATGGCATCTCTAAACCTCAGCATCTCTG AGAGTGCTCCTCAACCCCACATAGAGCTCCATCAGGAAATCCGGGAGGACCAGGAAGTCACTGTCACCTGCTCACTGAATTTCGCCTGCCGTGATTACCAGGTCCATTTGCAGTGGTCCCTGGAGGGGTCTGTGACCACCTCTACCATCCTCTCCCCGGAGAGGGTCGCCACCCAGAGCCACCTCAGTTTCCAGCCCAAGTGGACTCATGATGGCAAGAACCTGACCTGCCAGCTCTGGGACCCCATGAAACAGCGGATACTCTCGGAGAAAACGGTGTTGCTGGAAGTGAAGC ATCCCCCCAAGGGGGTCACCACGGTGATTCAAAACCCCACACCGATTCGAGAAGGAGACAGTGTGACCCTGTCCTGCACCTTCAATTCCAGTAACCCCAGAGTTACTCGATATAACTGGAATAGCCCAGGCTCCCAGGACCATACATCACAGAAGCTGACGATTCAAAAAGTCACCTGGGATGCACAGCCAGTCAAATGCGAAGCCTGTAACCAGTGGTGTTCGTGGTCTCCCTCTGTCAACCTGAACGTCCTCT ATGCCCCCAGGGACGTCAACATTCAGATCAGCCCTAATACAGAGATTCAATCTGAGAAGCGGGTCCTCCTCCAGTGTCAATACTCAAGTAGCCGTCCCGCGGACGTCCACTTCTTCTGGAAGAAAGATGGAAGCCTTCTGAAGGAAGGGAAGACACTTACCTTTGGCCAAATCTTTCCAGAAGATTCGGGAACCTACCACTGCTTGGTCAACAACTCCATAGGACAGACCTCATCTAAGGCCTATGAGCTCCAAGTGCTGT ATGCTCCCAGGAGGCTGCGTGTGTCCATCAGCCCGAAAGACGGGGTGGTGGAGGGGAAGACGGCAGTCCTGACCTGTGAGAGTGACGCcaaccctcccatctcccactacGACTGGTTTGATGGGAAAAACCAAGACCTTCACTATTACGGTCAGATGCTGAGGTTGGAGCCTGTgaagctgcagcatgcaggcagCTACTGGTGCCGGGGGACCAACCGTCTGGGCCAGAGCCAGTCACCCCCCACCACCCTCACTGTCTACT acaGTGCTGCCACCATCAGCAGGCGTGCGGCCTTGGGAGTGGGGTTCTGCCTGGCCATCTTCCTTCTGGCCATCTGGGGAGTCAAGCTTCAGCGGAG TTGGAAGAGGATTCAGAGACAGCAGGGCCTTCAAGAAAGTTCCAGTGGACAGAGCTTCTTTGTGAGGAATTTAAAG GCTAGAAGGACCCCCCAAGCCGAACGCCCCGCCTCCCTGGGGTGCTACAACCCGGTGATGGAAGATGCAGTCAGCTATGCTACCTTGAGCTTTCCTCTTGGCGAGACTGACACTCGGAGACTTAG AGACGCAGGGAGCTCAGAGATGCGGGAAATTCCCCCAAGCAGGGACGACAGGGTCACCTATGCTGTGGTGCAGAACTGTCAAGTG GCCGACTATGAGAACGTGACTCCGGAGGTCCTAGATGATGAGGGCATTCATTACTCGGAGCTGGTCCATTTTGGGAATGGGAAGCGGGCACTGGCCCAGGAAGGAGTGGAATACGTGACCCTCAAGCACTGA
- the CD22 gene encoding B-cell receptor CD22 isoform X4: protein MDGWKKGRSASPTWCWADGRGMAYPEKAHELLEFPILLCNQSLFSGDQGKGVGIGAQEELSGRCQRPGGSKTNSSWPRLLPRHSTMHLLGPSLLLLEYLAFSDSAWNFRHPKTLYAWDGACVWIPCTYSSVKGGGHTLDNLTVYHNFTYDKKTKHYNGTILYNKSLKTKESTPSQERVQFLGNNRNNCTLLINPVKVNDSGLLGLRVTSGTDKWMASLNLSISESAPQPHIELHQEIREDQEVTVTCSLNFACRDYQVHLQWSLEGSVTTSTILSPERVATQSHLSFQPKWTHDGKNLTCQLWDPMKQRILSEKTVLLEVKHAPNLEIQVSPQEAIVTEGESVTMRCQVISSNPPHWSVSWFKDRTKLKEQGTTLVLPEVTRTMSGQYTCQVSNDVGSRQSDVVDLQVHYPPEPSWVQLSPSSIKEGVTVELTCMSVANPPPANYTWYFNEQEIPGKNGRTFQIPQVLVKHAGRYSCLAENSLGPGSVDREADLNVQYPPKGVTTVIQNPTPIREGDSVTLSCTFNSSNPRVTRYNWNSPGSQDHTSQKLTIQKVTWDAQPVKCEACNQWCSWSPSVNLNVLYAPRDVNIQISPNTEIQSEKRVLLQCQYSSSRPADVHFFWKKDGSLLKEGKTLTFGQIFPEDSGTYHCLVNNSIGQTSSKAYELQVLYAPRRLRVSISPKDGVVEGKTAVLTCESDANPPISHYDWFDGKNQDLHYYGQMLRLEPVKLQHAGSYWCRGTNRLGQSQSPPTTLTVYYSAATISRRAALGVGFCLAIFLLAIWGVKLQRSWKRIQRQQGLQESSSGQSFFVRNLKARRTPQAERPASLGCYNPVMEDAVSYATLSFPLGETDTRRLSSVMTPWRMV, encoded by the exons atggatggttggaagaaaggaagaagtgcTAGTCCTACATGGTGTTGGGCTGATGGGAGAGGCATGGCATATCCTGAAAAGGCCCATGAGCTTCTGGAATTCCCTATCCTGCTGTGCAACCAGTCACTGTTCTCTGGGGATCAGGGAAAAGGGGTTGGCATAGGTGCGCAAGAAGAGCTGTCTGGAAGATGTCAGCGACCAGGTGGCTCAAAGACAAACTCTTCCTGGCCCAGGCTCCTGCCTAGACACAGCACCATGCATCTCCTTGGCCCCTCGCTCCTGCTTCTCG AATACTTGGCTTTCTCTGACTCAGCCTGGAACTTTAGGCATCCTAAGACCCTCTATGCCTGGGATGGAGCCTGCGTCTGGATCCCTTGCACATACAGTTCGGTAAAGGGTGGTGGACACACCCTAGATAACCTGACTGTGTACCACAATTTTACGTATGACAAGAAGACCAAGCACTACAACGGGACCATCCTCTATAATAAGAGCCTGAAAACCAAGGAGTCTACCCCCAGTCAGGAAAGGGTACAATTCttgggaaacaacagaaacaattgTACCCTTCTCATCAATCCTGTCAAAGTCAATGACAGCGGCCTTCTGGGGCTGAGGGTGACATCGGGGACTGACAAATGGATGGCATCTCTAAACCTCAGCATCTCTG AGAGTGCTCCTCAACCCCACATAGAGCTCCATCAGGAAATCCGGGAGGACCAGGAAGTCACTGTCACCTGCTCACTGAATTTCGCCTGCCGTGATTACCAGGTCCATTTGCAGTGGTCCCTGGAGGGGTCTGTGACCACCTCTACCATCCTCTCCCCGGAGAGGGTCGCCACCCAGAGCCACCTCAGTTTCCAGCCCAAGTGGACTCATGATGGCAAGAACCTGACCTGCCAGCTCTGGGACCCCATGAAACAGCGGATACTCTCGGAGAAAACGGTGTTGCTGGAAGTGAAGC ACGCACCAAATTTGGAGATCCAGGTCAGCCCCCAAGAAGCCATCGTCACAGAGGGCGAGTCTGTGACCATGAGGTGCCAGGTCATCAGCAGCAACCCGCCGCACTGGAGTGTGTCCTGGTTCAAGGACAGGACAAAACTGAAGGAGCAGGGGACAACACTCGTTCTGCCCGAAGTGACCAGGACGATGAGCGGGCAGTACACGTGCCAGGTCTCCAATGATGTGGGCTCAAGACAGTCAGATGTGGTGGATCTCCAGGTGCACT ATCCTCCAGAACCTTCCTGGGTTCAGCTCTCCCCCTCGTCAATTAAAGAAGGAGTTACAGTAGAGCTGACTTGTATGTCAGTAGCCAATCCTCCTCCAGCGAATTACACCTGGTACTTCAATGAGCAAGAAATACCCGGAAAGAACGGCAGGACCTTCCAGATCCCTCAAGTCCTCGTCAAGCATGCTGGGAGGTACTCCTGCTTGGCAGAAAATAGTCTTGGGCCTGGATCTGTTGACCGGGAAGCTGACTTGAACGTCCAGT ATCCCCCCAAGGGGGTCACCACGGTGATTCAAAACCCCACACCGATTCGAGAAGGAGACAGTGTGACCCTGTCCTGCACCTTCAATTCCAGTAACCCCAGAGTTACTCGATATAACTGGAATAGCCCAGGCTCCCAGGACCATACATCACAGAAGCTGACGATTCAAAAAGTCACCTGGGATGCACAGCCAGTCAAATGCGAAGCCTGTAACCAGTGGTGTTCGTGGTCTCCCTCTGTCAACCTGAACGTCCTCT ATGCCCCCAGGGACGTCAACATTCAGATCAGCCCTAATACAGAGATTCAATCTGAGAAGCGGGTCCTCCTCCAGTGTCAATACTCAAGTAGCCGTCCCGCGGACGTCCACTTCTTCTGGAAGAAAGATGGAAGCCTTCTGAAGGAAGGGAAGACACTTACCTTTGGCCAAATCTTTCCAGAAGATTCGGGAACCTACCACTGCTTGGTCAACAACTCCATAGGACAGACCTCATCTAAGGCCTATGAGCTCCAAGTGCTGT ATGCTCCCAGGAGGCTGCGTGTGTCCATCAGCCCGAAAGACGGGGTGGTGGAGGGGAAGACGGCAGTCCTGACCTGTGAGAGTGACGCcaaccctcccatctcccactacGACTGGTTTGATGGGAAAAACCAAGACCTTCACTATTACGGTCAGATGCTGAGGTTGGAGCCTGTgaagctgcagcatgcaggcagCTACTGGTGCCGGGGGACCAACCGTCTGGGCCAGAGCCAGTCACCCCCCACCACCCTCACTGTCTACT acaGTGCTGCCACCATCAGCAGGCGTGCGGCCTTGGGAGTGGGGTTCTGCCTGGCCATCTTCCTTCTGGCCATCTGGGGAGTCAAGCTTCAGCGGAG TTGGAAGAGGATTCAGAGACAGCAGGGCCTTCAAGAAAGTTCCAGTGGACAGAGCTTCTTTGTGAGGAATTTAAAG GCTAGAAGGACCCCCCAAGCCGAACGCCCCGCCTCCCTGGGGTGCTACAACCCGGTGATGGAAGATGCAGTCAGCTATGCTACCTTGAGCTTTCCTCTTGGCGAGACTGACACTCGGAGACTTAG CTCTGTAATGACCCCCTGGAGAATGGTCTAG
- the CD22 gene encoding B-cell receptor CD22 isoform X3 translates to MDGWKKGRSASPTWCWADGRGMAYPEKAHELLEFPILLCNQSLFSGDQGKGVGIGAQEELSGRCQRPGGSKTNSSWPRLLPRHSTMHLLGPSLLLLEYLAFSDSAWNFRHPKTLYAWDGACVWIPCTYSSVKGGGHTLDNLTVYHNFTYDKKTKHYNGTILYNKSLKTKESTPSQERVQFLGNNRNNCTLLINPVKVNDSGLLGLRVTSGTDKWMASLNLSISESAPQPHIELHQEIREDQEVTVTCSLNFACRDYQVHLQWSLEGSVTTSTILSPERVATQSHLSFQPKWTHDGKNLTCQLWDPMKQRILSEKTVLLEVKHAPNLEIQVSPQEAIVTEGESVTMRCQVISSNPPHWSVSWFKDRTKLKEQGTTLVLPEVTRTMSGQYTCQVSNDVGSRQSDVVDLQVHYPPEPSWVQLSPSSIKEGVTVELTCMSVANPPPANYTWYFNEQEIPGKNGRTFQIPQVLVKHAGRYSCLAENSLGPGSVDREADLNVQYPPKGVTTVIQNPTPIREGDSVTLSCTFNSSNPRVTRYNWNSPGSQDHTSQKLTIQKVTWDAQPVKCEACNQWCSWSPSVNLNVLYSGTYHCLVNNSIGQTSSKAYELQVLYAPRRLRVSISPKDGVVEGKTAVLTCESDANPPISHYDWFDGKNQDLHYYGQMLRLEPVKLQHAGSYWCRGTNRLGQSQSPPTTLTVYYSAATISRRAALGVGFCLAIFLLAIWGVKLQRSWKRIQRQQGLQESSSGQSFFVRNLKARRTPQAERPASLGCYNPVMEDAVSYATLSFPLGETDTRRLRDAGSSEMREIPPSRDDRVTYAVVQNCQVADYENVTPEVLDDEGIHYSELVHFGNGKRALAQEGVEYVTLKH, encoded by the exons atggatggttggaagaaaggaagaagtgcTAGTCCTACATGGTGTTGGGCTGATGGGAGAGGCATGGCATATCCTGAAAAGGCCCATGAGCTTCTGGAATTCCCTATCCTGCTGTGCAACCAGTCACTGTTCTCTGGGGATCAGGGAAAAGGGGTTGGCATAGGTGCGCAAGAAGAGCTGTCTGGAAGATGTCAGCGACCAGGTGGCTCAAAGACAAACTCTTCCTGGCCCAGGCTCCTGCCTAGACACAGCACCATGCATCTCCTTGGCCCCTCGCTCCTGCTTCTCG AATACTTGGCTTTCTCTGACTCAGCCTGGAACTTTAGGCATCCTAAGACCCTCTATGCCTGGGATGGAGCCTGCGTCTGGATCCCTTGCACATACAGTTCGGTAAAGGGTGGTGGACACACCCTAGATAACCTGACTGTGTACCACAATTTTACGTATGACAAGAAGACCAAGCACTACAACGGGACCATCCTCTATAATAAGAGCCTGAAAACCAAGGAGTCTACCCCCAGTCAGGAAAGGGTACAATTCttgggaaacaacagaaacaattgTACCCTTCTCATCAATCCTGTCAAAGTCAATGACAGCGGCCTTCTGGGGCTGAGGGTGACATCGGGGACTGACAAATGGATGGCATCTCTAAACCTCAGCATCTCTG AGAGTGCTCCTCAACCCCACATAGAGCTCCATCAGGAAATCCGGGAGGACCAGGAAGTCACTGTCACCTGCTCACTGAATTTCGCCTGCCGTGATTACCAGGTCCATTTGCAGTGGTCCCTGGAGGGGTCTGTGACCACCTCTACCATCCTCTCCCCGGAGAGGGTCGCCACCCAGAGCCACCTCAGTTTCCAGCCCAAGTGGACTCATGATGGCAAGAACCTGACCTGCCAGCTCTGGGACCCCATGAAACAGCGGATACTCTCGGAGAAAACGGTGTTGCTGGAAGTGAAGC ACGCACCAAATTTGGAGATCCAGGTCAGCCCCCAAGAAGCCATCGTCACAGAGGGCGAGTCTGTGACCATGAGGTGCCAGGTCATCAGCAGCAACCCGCCGCACTGGAGTGTGTCCTGGTTCAAGGACAGGACAAAACTGAAGGAGCAGGGGACAACACTCGTTCTGCCCGAAGTGACCAGGACGATGAGCGGGCAGTACACGTGCCAGGTCTCCAATGATGTGGGCTCAAGACAGTCAGATGTGGTGGATCTCCAGGTGCACT ATCCTCCAGAACCTTCCTGGGTTCAGCTCTCCCCCTCGTCAATTAAAGAAGGAGTTACAGTAGAGCTGACTTGTATGTCAGTAGCCAATCCTCCTCCAGCGAATTACACCTGGTACTTCAATGAGCAAGAAATACCCGGAAAGAACGGCAGGACCTTCCAGATCCCTCAAGTCCTCGTCAAGCATGCTGGGAGGTACTCCTGCTTGGCAGAAAATAGTCTTGGGCCTGGATCTGTTGACCGGGAAGCTGACTTGAACGTCCAGT ATCCCCCCAAGGGGGTCACCACGGTGATTCAAAACCCCACACCGATTCGAGAAGGAGACAGTGTGACCCTGTCCTGCACCTTCAATTCCAGTAACCCCAGAGTTACTCGATATAACTGGAATAGCCCAGGCTCCCAGGACCATACATCACAGAAGCTGACGATTCAAAAAGTCACCTGGGATGCACAGCCAGTCAAATGCGAAGCCTGTAACCAGTGGTGTTCGTGGTCTCCCTCTGTCAACCTGAACGTCCTCT ATTCGGGAACCTACCACTGCTTGGTCAACAACTCCATAGGACAGACCTCATCTAAGGCCTATGAGCTCCAAGTGCTGT ATGCTCCCAGGAGGCTGCGTGTGTCCATCAGCCCGAAAGACGGGGTGGTGGAGGGGAAGACGGCAGTCCTGACCTGTGAGAGTGACGCcaaccctcccatctcccactacGACTGGTTTGATGGGAAAAACCAAGACCTTCACTATTACGGTCAGATGCTGAGGTTGGAGCCTGTgaagctgcagcatgcaggcagCTACTGGTGCCGGGGGACCAACCGTCTGGGCCAGAGCCAGTCACCCCCCACCACCCTCACTGTCTACT acaGTGCTGCCACCATCAGCAGGCGTGCGGCCTTGGGAGTGGGGTTCTGCCTGGCCATCTTCCTTCTGGCCATCTGGGGAGTCAAGCTTCAGCGGAG TTGGAAGAGGATTCAGAGACAGCAGGGCCTTCAAGAAAGTTCCAGTGGACAGAGCTTCTTTGTGAGGAATTTAAAG GCTAGAAGGACCCCCCAAGCCGAACGCCCCGCCTCCCTGGGGTGCTACAACCCGGTGATGGAAGATGCAGTCAGCTATGCTACCTTGAGCTTTCCTCTTGGCGAGACTGACACTCGGAGACTTAG AGACGCAGGGAGCTCAGAGATGCGGGAAATTCCCCCAAGCAGGGACGACAGGGTCACCTATGCTGTGGTGCAGAACTGTCAAGTG GCCGACTATGAGAACGTGACTCCGGAGGTCCTAGATGATGAGGGCATTCATTACTCGGAGCTGGTCCATTTTGGGAATGGGAAGCGGGCACTGGCCCAGGAAGGAGTGGAATACGTGACCCTCAAGCACTGA